One segment of Capnocytophaga sp. oral taxon 878 DNA contains the following:
- a CDS encoding enoyl-CoA hydratase/isomerase family protein, whose protein sequence is MTDRQEGSLYTTIDKQLAITTFGHPNANSFPLELLRRLTKEIDMLSENKDVSIILLRSEGDRAFCAGASFDELLAVSNEAEGKRFFEGFAHLFLAMRRCKKLIIGRVQGKAVGGGVGLLAALDYVFATEALSIKLSELSLGIGPFVIAPVILRKAGQAALNELFMAPDQWKSAYWAQQKGLVARVFENNKDMDEGIEHFVTTLLKSNPIALSEMKRVTWQHTGHWEEELIENAAISGRLVLSEQTRLMLEKLKNK, encoded by the coding sequence ATGACTGATAGACAAGAAGGATCGTTGTACACGACGATAGATAAACAACTGGCAATCACCACCTTTGGTCATCCGAATGCTAATTCATTTCCTTTAGAGCTTTTGAGAAGGCTTACTAAAGAAATAGATATGCTTTCTGAAAATAAGGATGTAAGTATCATACTTTTAAGAAGCGAGGGCGATAGGGCTTTTTGTGCGGGGGCTTCATTTGATGAGCTTTTGGCAGTGAGCAATGAGGCTGAAGGTAAGCGTTTTTTTGAAGGGTTTGCTCATCTTTTTTTAGCAATGCGCCGTTGTAAGAAACTTATTATTGGAAGAGTACAAGGTAAGGCTGTAGGAGGAGGCGTAGGCTTATTGGCTGCATTGGATTACGTGTTTGCTACAGAAGCGCTGAGTATTAAGCTTTCGGAACTATCACTGGGAATAGGTCCGTTTGTAATAGCGCCTGTAATTTTGCGTAAAGCAGGACAAGCCGCTTTGAATGAGCTTTTTATGGCTCCTGACCAATGGAAAAGTGCTTATTGGGCTCAGCAAAAGGGATTGGTGGCGCGTGTATTTGAAAATAATAAAGATATGGATGAAGGCATAGAGCATTTTGTAACTACACTGTTAAAATCAAACCCTATAGCTTTATCGGAAATGAAACGTGTTACTTGGCAACATACTGGGCATTGGGAGGAAGAACTGATAGAAAATGCTGCTATCTCGGGTAGATTAGTTTTATCGGAACAAACAAGATTAATGTTGGAAAAATTAAAGAATAAATGA